A stretch of DNA from Halioglobus japonicus:
GCTGAGCGATTCCTACAGCCCACCACAGGGGCTGGGCCTGTTCACCGTATACTTCATGACAGCACTCATCGGCTGGATTGCCCTCACGCTGCAACAGGGCAGCGACGCCTACCTGAGCATTGATGTGCCCTCGGTCACAGCGATGATCAACAGCTACATCCTGTTTGCCGCCGCCGGTCAGCGCGCGGGCATTTCCCGTGGAAGAGTTGTTTTCGGCGTTGTCTGTGTACTTGCCACACTCAGTATCTTTTTCCTTCCACAGGAACAAATGCTCTTTGTGCACTCTGCGGCAGTGGGCCTGTTTATTGCGGGCACAGGCATCATTTGTACGCTGCGCAGCATTCAAGCCAGAAATGTCGGCGACGCCATCATCGCCTACGCGTCATTACTCACCGTCGTCGGCCTGCCGGTGGCTATGTACTTTGTCGCCGTCGACAACGATATTACGCTCGCCCAGACCGTCATCTTCGGTGTTTACAGCTGGTCCTACGCGTTGGTTACGATCGGCTTTCTGGCCAGCGTACTCATTGAATATCAGCAGCACCTGTCCCATCTGGCGACGGAAGATCCGCTCACGCGACTACTGAATCGACGCGGCATGGAGGATGCATTGAAGATCAGTTTTGCCCACGCCTCGCGGGGGGGACACCAGACCGCGGCGATCGTAGGCGACATCGATCACTTCAAAAAGGTAAACGACAACTTCGGCCACGATACTGGCGACCAGGTCATTCGCTTTGTGGCCAACTGCCTCCAGCAGCTGTGCCGGGCCAGCGATGTGGTGGCACGCACTGGCGGCGAGGAGTTTTTGCTGGTGCTACCGGAGACAGATCTCGATTCCGCCCGTATACTTGCCGAGCGCATTCGCACCACTATTGGCGATCATCCACTGCAGGTCGATGGCCAGCGAATCGCAATTACGATCAGCCTCGGGGTTGCGTGCCACGACGGCGAGATCGACCTCGATCAGTTGATCCAGGAAGCGGACCAGGCTATGTACCTGGCGAAACAGGGCGGACGCAACCAGGTTGCCTCTGTCGTCAATAAACCGGTGCGCATCAGCAGCACCGCGGTAAGGGAACAGGCGTAGAGCGTGCGCGACCTCTCCATTTCAGTGTATTTTGCCCGGGCCGTCCTGAAGAATGCCGTCGCCCAGGGACTGGACCCCATCAGCTTGCTGCGGAAATCGCGTATTTCTCCGCGTCTGTTGCTGGAAGAAGACGCGCTAATCTCCATCGAACGCCACGCTGACCTGCAGGTAAATACCATACTGGCCATGGGCGATGAAGCCCTCGGCTACGCCTCACGGCGCATGCCCATCGGCACCTGGTCGATGATGTGTCACGCGGTGATCAACTGCGAAACCCTGGGTCAAGCCATTTCCCGTTACTGCCGGTTTTTCCAGCTGTTCGAATTTGGCGCCCATCCCTGTCTGCTTATTGAAGGCGATCAGGTGCGAGTGCAGGTCAATATGCACGTGGATGAGGCCGACGCAGAGGCAGCGCCCTATATGACCGAACTGGTGTTGTTTAACGCCCATCGTTTTGCCAGCTGGCTGATTCAGGAGCACCTGCCGATTCAGCATGTAAACCTCCCCTATCCGCCGGCCGCGCGTGAGCGGGACTATCGCGCCATGTTCCTTGGAGCGCCCATGGCCTACGAGCAGGACGTGGCCGAGTTCGTGTTCTCCGCCTCGCTACTGGATCGCCGGGTCACCCAGACCGAACAAAGCCTGCGACGGTTCTTACGCCACCCCGTTCTCATGC
This window harbors:
- a CDS encoding GGDEF domain-containing protein: MEQIFTENWATMHLGLIFSLTLAQMLVVYVLSDSYSPPQGLGLFTVYFMTALIGWIALTLQQGSDAYLSIDVPSVTAMINSYILFAAAGQRAGISRGRVVFGVVCVLATLSIFFLPQEQMLFVHSAAVGLFIAGTGIICTLRSIQARNVGDAIIAYASLLTVVGLPVAMYFVAVDNDITLAQTVIFGVYSWSYALVTIGFLASVLIEYQQHLSHLATEDPLTRLLNRRGMEDALKISFAHASRGGHQTAAIVGDIDHFKKVNDNFGHDTGDQVIRFVANCLQQLCRASDVVARTGGEEFLLVLPETDLDSARILAERIRTTIGDHPLQVDGQRIAITISLGVACHDGEIDLDQLIQEADQAMYLAKQGGRNQVASVVNKPVRISSTAVREQA
- a CDS encoding AraC family transcriptional regulator, which codes for MRDLSISVYFARAVLKNAVAQGLDPISLLRKSRISPRLLLEEDALISIERHADLQVNTILAMGDEALGYASRRMPIGTWSMMCHAVINCETLGQAISRYCRFFQLFEFGAHPCLLIEGDQVRVQVNMHVDEADAEAAPYMTELVLFNAHRFASWLIQEHLPIQHVNLPYPPAARERDYRAMFLGAPMAYEQDVAEFVFSASLLDRRVTQTEQSLRRFLRHPVLMLMTESYAQSSWTAKVRELVHHNLADMPELNDVAAMLEVHPQTLRRRLSAEGTTFKEIKSQVRRDTALHFLGKQGLSIEEIAHRAGFSESSAFIRAFKGWTGVTPYTYRKGL